Within the Bombyx mori chromosome 24, ASM3026992v2 genome, the region tgggtcgcgtttccgatccggtggtagattctgcgaagcacggctcttgctagggttcgtgttagcaacatcgtcaggttagagccccgtgagctcacctactaaagttagggttacgctgacatagccgctagggctatcagcttaggtaggaaaaaaaaaaataattatgtattaacaGTCCGCTGGTCGCAAACTAGGATTCCACATGCTATAATGGACCAAAGATTAATATAgagataatatataaatatttatatttacatttaaatatacacCTGTATAGATGATGCTTATCATGATGGGCGCTTGCCCAGACAAAgaccaaacaaacctgttcatagCACGAATGTATGGAATCGAACCCATGGCTCTGCAATCAGGGGCAGTAACTACTGCACTACCGAGCCTGAATTATGTTCTGCTTATTTGCAAAATCCTACAAAAACTTCATCAAGCTCATTAAAATCAGTCATAAGAAGGGTTTCGTTgggttttttttactgcttagatgggtagacgagctcacagcccacttggtgttaagtggtcactggagcccatagacatttacaacgtaaatgcgccacccacattgagatataagtgctagggtcttagtatagttacaacggctgccctatccttcaaaccgaaacgcattactgcttcacggcagaaataggcggggtggtggtacttacccgtgcggactcacaagaggtcctaccaccagtaaaccagtgGTATCGACTAATTGTTGAAAGAGCCATATTATTACCTCGAACAACGCAAAATACGTAGTGTAGAATATATGGCGTACGTAATCGAAGTATCAAGGTATTTCTAGAAAGATCGTCTCCAGTTAATAAATGTGTATAGTGAGTTATTGTTATACATAATTCCTAGTGATTTCCGTTAAAAAACCCTACCTTGCAACTTGCAACCCACAAGTATTCAAACAATATGTATTGTCCAAACTAAAGTAATCTAGACAAGATTTAAAAgcaatattagttttttttttggcggtTCAGGCCGATTTCAGTACCtacttaattgtattttttttaattttttttcctacctttttgATCGACCTCAGTATAGGGAAAAAGGTTTTTAATTCGACtgtatatttcttctgtgtgaagcgattttgacttttttttttttatttgaaagcgtTATATAACTACGTGTCAAGTTCATGGGGAGCCCGTTTTTCTCAAGATCCGACCGgtagttttttaattatccaTAATAATGCACGTTTAATTAActtaatctatctatctctaaTCTTGATGTTTCACTTCTTTAATTCTGTCGATTTCGATTtgtgtattaattattaatgcaAATTTTTAAACATCTATTTCAGTTATATGTTTATTGTCAGTCTTATGAGTCCAACGGTGGAAActtgtttggtttttgtttatatatttttatctatgtgaatatgtgtgtgtgtgtgtggatgTGTGgtgtattttctttatttttttgtctccgtcacggtttgtgcattagccagtcTCAAGTaattagatttttataattcgccgttttaattatttacagtttatgaataataaaaaaaagtaagaaactgttggccattattaatattagtgtaaggaaaaattaaattagcagcgtgggacggtataaataaattagattgagatagtaatttcattattaaagtaattaacTCTGTAAATGATATAtgaagtaaaatgaaatgaagttcattaatattatgaaacatagcatgaaatgaaatataatctcagtaaaatggtggtcatttactgagacttcctcagtggactttttggaggatccctagaagtatgtaaaataaataatattaaaaaaaaacaaaaaaaaaacacttttatagaaaatgcaaactaaaaaatagaaaataaattttaatgaatttgaattaataatagtgtaagaaaaaaggattttattgtaaaaaagcgtggggtgcatggtatcagtatagttataaatattttatgaacaggtagatatgagtagaagggttattttgataatatcctgaaaagcacctcacgctttttttaaaacaaaatcattttttcttacagtgtttttaattaaaatatattaaaatttattttctattttttagttggattttctataaacggtatgtttttagttttttttaactattatttatttttcattttttagttgaatttcaattttttcaatatacatacatatacatattcaatttttttatccattttttttttaatattgaattgtcatcggtccttaataagtatgccaaatttcgagttaatccaacgttttgaagggggtcaaaatcatgttcaaagattccgttacatactaacatacatacgtctgaagctatttctagctgcctatttctaccgtgaagcagtaatacgtttcggtttgaaggatggggcagccgttgtaactatacatgagaccttagaacttatatctcaaggtgggtggcgcatttacgttctagatgtctatgggctccagtaaccacttaacaccaggcgggctgtgagctcgtccacccatttaagcaataaaataaataaaaaaagctaataaaagcgtattaaataacaaaaaggtTTCCCCAATAAAGTTCCCACCTTTTCGTAGCTGTAACTGGGAGCCGTTTCCGGTCCGCCGTTGAACTTCGCGTACTTCTTCTCTTCGTAGAAGCCGTAGTAGTCGTGAAACCACTTCCTCATGCCCTGCCTCGTGGTGGGCCAAGTGTGATGGGCCGGCACCGGGTCCACCTCCACCATCCGCGTAACGTACCCCGGGTGGGCTATGTTGAAGAATTTACCTAGAAATTAATAAGAATGTTAGTGAATAGGTATGCATTAAATCTTGGCTTGATATTGAATGCCCTGCGTTGTGTATAAATGcaggtcgaacccgtcgcttgcgacgaagggctcgacgagtaaattaaccctcggacacagcccactgagtttctcgccggatcttctcagtgggtcgcgtttccgatccggtggtagatttttttttttttattgcttatccatttgggacgagctcacagccgacccggtgttaagtggttactggagcccatatacatctagaacgtaaatgcgccacccaccttgagatataagttctaaggtctcaagtattgttacaacagctgccccacccttcaaaccgaaacgcattactgcttcacggcagaaatagggtagtggtacccacccgcgcggactcacaagaggtcctaccatcaatatttgcgaagcactgttcttgctaggtttgagccccgtgagctcacctactagttaaggttacgctgaaatagcctctcaaggctatcagcttaggtagaaaagaaaaaaaagagagttTGATCgtaccaccttgtcggactgcgcccgcacggtctctttccctcgatcttcgACGAATAGTCccaatttttaatacacttttattagcttcagacgtatgtatgttagtatgtaacggaatctttgaacatgattttgaccctttTCAAAACGTCaggttaactcgaaatttggcatacttattaaggaccgatgacaattcaatatataaaaaataaattgaagaaaggttgcgcgtttacgttgtagatgtctataggctccagtaaccacttaacaccaggtgggctgtgagctcgtccactcatgtaagcaatgaaaaaaaaaaaaaaatttttccttACCAATAGGTACTCCGAGAGAATGGCCGATATAAATGAATTTGTCCCATTTAAAATGCTCCCTCACTTTTATTACGGCCGGTACGAGATCTATCACGGTATATCTGACGCCCGGGGGCAGGTGATCTGATCTGCCATTCCCGGGTAAGTCTATGGCCACGTAGTAGAACGAATCCGGCAGGAGGGAGACTAGGGGTCTGAACCCTGAACTAGCGTCCAGCTTCCCATGGCAGAGCAATACTGGCGGGTTCGAAGGGTTACCCCATGTCAATCCTGgggaatacaaaaaatatagtttCAGTAGGAATCTGTAATTTTCTACAGTGTGTAGCTTTCTCTGtgaaacagtgtgcttagtgcgagttttttaacgttctcgatagcgtaaaagttaactcaaatttgtatggcgttggaacgtttgtctatgtttgccgctagaggcgctgcaGGGCGGAGAAAACGAAGGTAGGCTTTAGGTAGGTTAGGTTTTAGGATTAGGGTAGGTTTCttggtaattttataatatactagcggcccgctccgactccgctcgggactttaacaaaaatttcaacgatacctatttgacgttgttttattttttaaaataaaagaacacttattgggatataactataatagttagacatatgctgtcgtgacactttttgtaaatgtggtctacaaagtcatagtacatcattttattctatcatcaatagttttcgccgggcacgcgatataaagaatattttaggtaatctttttacaccttgggttacattacgggagttttagtaaggatctctaatttttttcaaaagattatagcctatgtcactcgggaatagcgtAGCttttaaacagtgaaagaatttttcaaatcggttcagtaatttcggagcctattcaatacaaacaatcaaacaaatattacctctttataatattagtatagaagtatagactaAATACTATCAAAACATTATAACTGTTTATAAAATTGCGTGATCGACTTATTGTGGTAACGTGGTagtaaataacaaaccacaagTCTAAACGAAGGTCAGATATCCAAGTGACTGTATGAGCACGAATTTTTTTTACCCACCTCTGATGTTACCCCACGGGGCTTTAACACAAATCTCTTTTTCATTTAAACGTGCCATTGCGCGTTTTCGAATTCTGGAAcagaattaaaatttgtattatctatgaattTTAGCGGGAAAAAAAAGTAGAACTGTCATGATGACGGATGTCAGATGCGTTAATTGCGAACGTTAAAAATTGactcaaaaagtaaaaatgcaAAGACAATAAGGGATATgatgggtaattactggtggtaggacctcttgtgagtccgcgcgggtaggtaccaccaccctgcctatttctgccgtaaagcagtaatgcgttttgggtttgaagggtggggtagccgttgtaactttgagaccttagaacttatatctcaaggtgggtggcgcatttacgtcgtaggtgtctatgggcttcagtaaccacttaacaccaggtgggctgtgaggtcgtccacccatataagaaataaaaataaaaattttgtttttgggACGTGCAGTTCCCGACTTATAACTGGACCAAGTGAGGAACTTTATCTAGCTATCCTCTTATGACAACGACATCAATCCCGAGGAAAATTCAAATCAGGCCTCCTCGTAAAACTTAACCCTATATCATTTGTAATAAGGGgaagaataattaaattttaagaccGTGTGGGAGGTCGTCAATGTCGTGGAccaaacaaattaaaactaccCCTAAATGAGTGCTGTGGGATGGCCTCAAACGTGCCCCTTACAATATGACGATCACGACTTGACGATGTAACCACTcagtcaagagtgacacgattgagaagaagaatgaAATATAGGCCGGAATAAAAAGTCAGTATGGCAAATCCGGTTCTGTCATAATTCTACAATTTTTGCGTTTCAACTGTTTGAAATACTGcttggggactttttggcgggaacgcgaggagtgaagttgtgtgatttgttttattttgtctatttagtgtttcgtcaggtttaaatgtgtaataacggtggtttattaactgtttagtat harbors:
- the LOC101746191 gene encoding serine hydrolase-like protein, which encodes MYLYGAFKVLKDSLTAHPAPRNLIRKRAMARLNEKEICVKAPWGNIRGLTWGNPSNPPVLLCHGKLDASSGFRPLVSLLPDSFYYVAIDLPGNGRSDHLPPGVRYTVIDLVPAVIKVREHFKWDKFIYIGHSLGVPIGKFFNIAHPGYVTRMVEVDPVPAHHTWPTTRQGMRKWFHDYYGFYEEKKYAKFNGGPETAPSYSYEKAQELMMKARGLSKEASAHVLERVLVPAENGLYRFTYDQRMKEVTVLPFSGELLQKIYTPTTTPTFCVLAQGMIDYGAYTEVPFVMDPACWPNIDYKYKIVEGGHDVHIDNPSCMADDIAKFILEEFKSKL